The following are encoded in a window of Haloarcula halophila genomic DNA:
- a CDS encoding gluconate 2-dehydrogenase subunit 3 family protein has translation MELSRRDAIAALSAAGVAVGGGGAVLLADDDGNGASTGTDDGDTQTPSGPLDEAQFETLTAAAEVLYPEELSGVDEFVRRFVRGRARDRPDHAAGIADAAAYLDEYARAWFDAEFAALPPQTRDQALRRMNADTLEPDPEGSDEQRVRYFVVNELLFALYASPTGGELVGIENPQGHPGGIQSYRRGPDA, from the coding sequence ATGGAACTGAGTCGCCGGGACGCGATAGCCGCCCTGTCCGCGGCCGGCGTGGCGGTGGGCGGCGGTGGTGCCGTTCTCCTCGCGGACGATGACGGGAACGGCGCGAGCACGGGGACCGACGACGGTGATACCCAGACTCCGTCGGGGCCACTCGACGAAGCGCAGTTCGAGACGCTCACGGCGGCGGCCGAAGTACTCTACCCGGAGGAACTGTCCGGCGTCGACGAGTTCGTCCGCCGGTTCGTCCGGGGGCGGGCACGCGACCGGCCCGACCACGCAGCCGGGATCGCCGACGCGGCCGCCTACCTCGACGAATACGCCCGGGCGTGGTTCGACGCCGAGTTCGCGGCGCTTCCCCCCCAGACCCGGGACCAGGCGCTCAGACGGATGAACGCCGACACGCTCGAACCGGACCCGGAGGGGTCGGACGAACAGCGGGTCCGGTACTTCGTTGTCAACGAACTCCTGTTCGCGCTGTATGCCTCCCCGACTGGCGGGGAGCTCGTTGGCATCGAGAACCCGCAAGGCCACCCTGGCGGGATACAGAGCTACCGGCGGGGGCCGGACGCGTGA
- a CDS encoding beta-ketoacyl-ACP reductase yields MNLDNQTCVVTGSSRGIGRGIAKDLGAHGANVVVNYRSSEGEAEAVVDEIREDGGDAVAAQADVSKLEEVRAMQAAVADEFGGADVLVNNAGITIDKKFENMTREDWETVIDVNLGGVFNCTKAFYDDIRDADHGRLINISSVVGQQGNIGQANYATTKSGLFGFTRTLALELAHTGSTANCVAPGFVKTDMLEEVPQRVQEKILREIPLDRFARVEDISGIVRFVASEESSYMTGQVLGVNGGMEW; encoded by the coding sequence ATGAACCTGGACAACCAGACCTGTGTCGTTACGGGCTCCTCACGGGGGATCGGCCGGGGCATCGCGAAGGACCTCGGCGCCCACGGCGCGAACGTCGTGGTGAACTATCGATCGTCCGAAGGGGAGGCGGAGGCAGTCGTCGACGAGATCCGCGAGGACGGCGGCGACGCCGTCGCCGCCCAGGCCGACGTCTCGAAGCTAGAGGAGGTCCGGGCGATGCAAGCGGCCGTCGCCGACGAGTTCGGCGGCGCGGACGTGCTCGTCAACAACGCGGGCATCACTATCGACAAGAAGTTCGAGAACATGACCCGCGAGGACTGGGAGACGGTCATCGACGTGAACCTCGGCGGCGTGTTCAACTGTACGAAGGCGTTCTACGACGACATCCGCGACGCCGACCACGGCCGTCTTATCAACATCTCCAGTGTCGTCGGTCAGCAGGGCAACATCGGCCAGGCGAACTACGCGACCACGAAGTCCGGCCTCTTTGGCTTCACCCGGACGCTCGCCCTGGAGTTGGCACATACGGGGTCGACCGCCAACTGTGTCGCACCCGGCTTCGTCAAGACCGATATGCTCGAAGAGGTCCCACAGCGCGTCCAGGAGAAGATCCTCCGGGAGATTCCCCTGGACCGGTTCGCCCGCGTCGAGGACATCTCCGGGATCGTCCGGTTCGTCGCCAGCGAGGAGTCCAGTTACATGACCGGGCAAGTACTCGGGGTCAACGGCGGCATGGAGTGGTAA
- a CDS encoding ArnT family glycosyltransferase has translation MTRLPDLHWNRLATAALGVLTAAVVAFVSTQVFPYHSLNHDEGVYLQQAAMLLEGQLFLRSPVEGAVRPWFFIESERGMYPKYTPVPAAMFAVGKLLGGYRVALVAIAAGNVLGVVGLVREAFDHRTGLLAGAFVLASPLFLIDSSVFLPYAPTTLLNLAFGYAYLRADRTGDRRVAAAAGAAIGLAFFSRPYTAVLFATPFIVHACWTLRQNLRGALPRQAATAALGSAGVVLTLGYNAVVTGAPFRFPYQVFAPEDGLGFGHREILGHEIVYTPELALRANRVVLDLFFTEWIAGGLAGAGLAAVGVALAVRAGVTARQAIVGGIALSVAAGNVYFWGNYNILGDLEVAGDGLVSALGPYYHFDLLVPTAAFAARGALGAVRAIRDALMDRAGGRSVRVVVAALVLLSTASLGGITAGNMEAPLSENLEVTRTYEDAYEPFEGGSLENAVVLLPDPYGDWLNHPFQHLRNDPGYDGDTVYAIDDEPFAVHDAFPDRQFYRYVYRGAWAPYAGSPSEAYLQGVRDVEGDRTRLGTIVGVPDGATGVTVRLGVDGRSIYYVVPDPGEEVSLAVLVDDRAELQGDARPLQNETLAVEGRETVRTTVFVDYGGGSGFAYRFDLPVDVADDRVRALTPRIERCRNARACGGAAAYVPGTGPEGTFVETNLTAVERNS, from the coding sequence ATGACTCGACTACCCGATCTCCACTGGAACCGCTTGGCGACGGCCGCACTCGGTGTCCTGACCGCCGCCGTCGTTGCGTTCGTCTCGACGCAGGTGTTCCCGTACCACTCGCTGAACCACGACGAGGGGGTCTACCTCCAGCAGGCCGCGATGTTGCTGGAGGGGCAACTGTTCCTGCGATCGCCCGTCGAAGGGGCCGTCCGCCCGTGGTTCTTCATCGAGAGCGAGCGTGGGATGTATCCGAAGTACACGCCGGTCCCGGCAGCGATGTTCGCCGTCGGGAAACTGCTCGGGGGGTATCGCGTGGCGCTCGTCGCCATCGCTGCGGGGAATGTCCTGGGGGTCGTCGGGCTGGTCCGGGAGGCGTTCGACCACCGGACGGGCCTGCTCGCCGGCGCGTTCGTCCTGGCTTCGCCGCTCTTCCTCATCGACTCCTCGGTGTTTCTCCCGTACGCCCCGACGACTCTGCTGAATCTCGCGTTCGGCTACGCGTACCTCCGTGCGGATCGGACCGGCGACCGGCGCGTCGCGGCCGCGGCCGGGGCGGCGATCGGGCTGGCCTTCTTCTCGCGGCCCTACACCGCGGTCCTGTTCGCGACGCCGTTCATCGTCCACGCCTGTTGGACGCTCCGGCAGAACCTCCGCGGGGCGCTTCCGCGACAGGCGGCGACGGCGGCGCTCGGGTCGGCGGGTGTCGTCCTCACGCTCGGGTACAACGCCGTCGTGACCGGTGCACCGTTCCGGTTCCCCTACCAGGTGTTCGCGCCCGAGGACGGGCTGGGCTTTGGCCACCGCGAGATCCTCGGCCACGAGATCGTCTACACGCCGGAACTCGCCCTCCGGGCGAACCGGGTGGTGCTGGACCTGTTTTTCACCGAGTGGATCGCCGGCGGGCTCGCGGGGGCCGGCCTCGCGGCTGTCGGCGTCGCCCTCGCCGTCCGGGCCGGGGTCACCGCCCGCCAGGCGATCGTCGGTGGGATCGCCCTCAGCGTCGCGGCTGGCAACGTCTACTTCTGGGGGAACTACAACATCCTCGGTGACCTCGAAGTGGCGGGCGACGGACTGGTCTCGGCGCTTGGCCCGTACTACCACTTCGACCTACTGGTCCCGACTGCGGCATTCGCCGCCCGGGGGGCGCTCGGTGCTGTCCGGGCGATCAGGGACGCCCTCATGGACCGGGCCGGCGGGCGGTCCGTTCGTGTCGTCGTGGCCGCGCTCGTCCTCCTGAGCACCGCGTCGCTGGGGGGGATCACTGCGGGCAACATGGAGGCCCCACTCTCGGAGAACTTGGAGGTGACCCGGACCTACGAGGACGCCTACGAGCCGTTCGAGGGGGGCTCGCTCGAAAACGCCGTCGTCCTCCTGCCGGACCCGTACGGCGACTGGCTCAACCATCCGTTCCAACACCTCCGGAACGACCCTGGGTACGACGGCGACACCGTCTACGCTATCGACGACGAGCCCTTCGCGGTTCACGACGCGTTCCCCGACCGCCAGTTCTACCGGTACGTCTACCGCGGCGCCTGGGCGCCCTACGCCGGCTCACCGAGCGAGGCGTACCTCCAGGGGGTCCGTGACGTCGAGGGAGACCGGACCCGTCTTGGGACGATCGTGGGGGTCCCCGATGGTGCCACCGGTGTCACGGTCCGGCTCGGGGTTGACGGCCGAAGCATCTACTACGTGGTGCCAGATCCCGGCGAGGAGGTGTCGCTTGCCGTCCTCGTGGACGACCGGGCCGAACTCCAGGGCGACGCCCGTCCCCTCCAGAACGAGACGTTGGCGGTCGAGGGCAGGGAGACGGTCCGGACGACCGTCTTCGTCGACTACGGCGGCGGCAGCGGCTTCGCCTACCGGTTCGACCTCCCTGTCGACGTTGCCGACGACCGGGTCCGGGCGCTCACCCCGCGGATCGAGCGGTGTCGTAACGCCCGCGCCTGTGGCGGTGCGGCCGCCTACGTCCCCGGGACGGGTCCCGAGGGAACCTTCGTCGAGACGAACCTGACCGCCGTCGAACGCAATTCCTAA
- a CDS encoding ABC transporter permease: MKIRERVAAARTRATDEDSAVGRGLTLLSAAVAAALVAPLGWLVVDVFGLGSRALSLTVAPQTLQVLVRSVALVGAVTAGSVVVGVPLAVLTVQGGLPFRRFWTVVAALPLAIPSYLGAFAAVSVFGPRGELADVLSPLGIDQIPTIYGFTGAAVVLTLYTYPYVFLTTRASLLSLDASLVEAARTLNASRWEAFRRVTLPQILPGITAGALLVALYTLSDFGTPNIMRVEVFTQFIYARYNAFMREYAALLSLELFAVTAVVLALESRTGADDSGAYGSSGNRGAFDLDLGLWRFPATLLPALVGAVAILLPIAIFGMWFLRSGPGYASGSMAFSWSYGLNSVYVALLAAGGAVLVAVPIGLRSATSDSRLASLADRAPYVGYAAPGIVLAIALVSFSLDVLPALYKTIPLLVFAYVVRFMPQAIGSIRTSRLQVDQGLVEAARVLGRSRAGTFRSVTLPLVLPGIATGAALVFLTTMKELPATLILRPLRFDTLVTYIWRVQEAGLYGAAAVPALVLVVVSGLSMAVILAQEGRSD, from the coding sequence ATGAAGATCAGGGAGCGTGTCGCGGCTGCCCGAACGCGTGCCACAGACGAGGACTCCGCCGTCGGCCGCGGGCTGACGCTGTTGTCGGCGGCCGTCGCGGCCGCCCTCGTCGCGCCGTTAGGGTGGCTTGTCGTCGACGTGTTCGGACTCGGCTCGCGGGCACTCTCGCTGACCGTCGCGCCACAAACGCTACAGGTACTCGTCAGGAGTGTCGCCCTCGTCGGCGCCGTCACTGCCGGGAGCGTCGTCGTCGGCGTGCCCCTCGCGGTCCTGACGGTCCAGGGGGGGCTACCGTTCCGCCGATTCTGGACGGTCGTCGCGGCGCTGCCGCTCGCGATACCGAGTTACCTCGGTGCCTTCGCGGCCGTCTCGGTGTTCGGCCCCCGCGGGGAGCTGGCCGACGTGCTCTCACCGCTGGGGATCGACCAGATACCGACCATCTACGGGTTCACCGGCGCCGCTGTCGTCCTCACCCTGTACACCTACCCGTACGTGTTCCTGACGACGCGGGCGTCGCTGCTGTCGCTCGACGCCTCGCTCGTCGAGGCCGCGCGCACCCTCAACGCCAGCCGGTGGGAGGCGTTCCGCCGCGTCACGCTGCCACAGATACTGCCGGGGATTACTGCCGGGGCACTGCTCGTCGCGCTGTACACGCTCTCGGACTTCGGGACGCCGAACATCATGCGCGTCGAGGTGTTCACACAGTTCATCTACGCCCGCTACAACGCGTTCATGCGGGAGTACGCCGCACTGCTGTCCCTGGAGCTGTTCGCGGTGACCGCCGTCGTCCTCGCGCTCGAATCCCGGACGGGAGCCGACGACTCCGGCGCGTACGGTAGCAGCGGGAACCGCGGCGCCTTCGATCTGGACCTGGGCCTGTGGCGTTTCCCGGCGACGCTGTTGCCCGCCCTCGTCGGCGCCGTAGCGATCCTGCTGCCGATCGCCATCTTCGGGATGTGGTTCCTCCGGAGCGGTCCGGGCTACGCCAGCGGGTCGATGGCCTTCTCGTGGTCCTACGGGCTCAACTCCGTCTACGTGGCGCTGCTTGCCGCCGGCGGTGCCGTCCTCGTGGCGGTCCCTATCGGACTCCGGTCTGCTACCTCCGACTCCCGGCTGGCGTCGCTCGCGGACCGTGCACCGTACGTCGGCTACGCTGCTCCGGGGATCGTGCTGGCGATCGCGCTCGTGAGTTTCAGCCTCGACGTCCTCCCGGCGCTGTACAAGACGATCCCGCTGTTGGTGTTTGCCTACGTGGTCCGGTTCATGCCACAGGCCATCGGCTCGATCCGCACGTCGCGGCTCCAGGTCGACCAGGGGCTCGTCGAGGCCGCCCGCGTCCTGGGGCGGTCCCGTGCGGGCACGTTCCGGTCGGTGACGCTCCCGCTCGTGTTACCGGGGATCGCGACGGGTGCGGCGCTGGTCTTCCTCACGACGATGAAGGAGTTGCCGGCGACGCTGATCCTGCGGCCGCTCCGGTTCGATACCCTCGTGACGTACATCTGGCGGGTCCAGGAGGCAGGGTTGTACGGCGCCGCCGCCGTGCCGGCGCTGGTACTTGTCGTCGTCTCTGGACTCTCGATGGCGGTCATCCTCGCACAGGAAGGACGGAGCGACTGA
- a CDS encoding DUF7551 domain-containing protein, translating into MDIRTRLEELSVAVGPYRVVSAKTGHSPIPVSGLQFPTRATAAEAASVATAYRTALRRYDPAVHVQDLIVCDQGLSPAEEQFPAEDLPEYCHSVTAALLEILSRRDGRVQRSVMDRYLDAAENTPDRDRLSLLLIESLAEAIDAHYTARQQYDLLRATADRLPQSPGTEAPLRDTLSVLRSTDILHSFELNPVPDDGHRVTLHGYRVDDRDGDCIVLPVAVELLRRQSPPPQFGHVARTRDGWTVHLSSGAETPEGPLAVVPSG; encoded by the coding sequence TTGGACATTCGGACGCGACTGGAGGAGTTGAGTGTGGCCGTCGGTCCCTATCGAGTCGTCAGTGCGAAGACGGGCCACTCCCCGATCCCCGTCAGCGGGCTCCAGTTCCCGACGAGGGCAACAGCGGCAGAGGCAGCCAGTGTCGCGACCGCCTACCGGACCGCACTCAGGCGGTACGATCCGGCGGTCCACGTGCAAGATCTGATCGTCTGTGATCAGGGACTGTCCCCCGCCGAAGAGCAGTTCCCGGCCGAGGACCTCCCCGAGTACTGTCACTCGGTCACGGCCGCGTTACTAGAGATCCTGTCCCGACGGGACGGCCGCGTCCAGCGCAGCGTCATGGACCGGTATCTGGACGCCGCGGAGAACACGCCCGACAGGGACCGACTGTCCTTGCTGCTGATCGAGAGTCTCGCCGAAGCCATCGACGCACACTACACGGCCAGACAGCAGTACGACCTGCTCCGGGCGACCGCGGACCGGTTACCACAGTCCCCCGGGACGGAGGCGCCGCTTCGAGACACCCTCTCCGTGTTGCGGTCGACTGACATACTCCACTCGTTCGAACTCAACCCGGTCCCCGACGACGGGCACCGCGTGACCCTGCACGGCTACCGCGTCGACGACCGGGACGGTGACTGTATCGTCCTGCCCGTCGCCGTCGAACTCCTCCGTCGACAGTCGCCACCGCCGCAGTTTGGCCACGTCGCCCGGACCAGAGACGGGTGGACAGTTCACCTCAGCTCTGGAGCGGAGACACCCGAAGGGCCGCTGGCCGTCGTCCCGTC
- a CDS encoding acyl-CoA carboxylase subunit beta, whose product MSQQEEPDDEETTDPVEELRQKREEAHLGGGEARIESQHEKGKMTARERIDFLVDEGTFNEVDPFVEHRSTNFGMEGKRYPGDAVVTGYGEVDGRKVFLFAHDFTVLGGSVGEVVADKICKVMDKAIQNGVPVIGLNDSGGARIQEGVDSLVGFAKIFERNTKASGLIPQISAIMGPCAGGATYSPALTDFTFMVQDTSHMFITGPDVIETVTGEQVSKEELGGASSHSTKSGVAHFSYPSEEEVLENIRRLLSYLPQNNMEDPPSVKPWDEPDREVPEVTDIVPSAPRKPYDMTQVVGTIVDEGSFFEVHDNWARNVITGFSRMDGKAVGVVANQPRVSAGTLDIDAAEKAARFVRFCDSFNIPILTFVDVPGFMPGTDQEHNGIIRRGAKLIYAYAEATVPLLSVVVRKAYGGAYIVMSSKFLGSDVNYAWPGSEMAVLGPRGAVNILYRREIANADDPDAKRQELMDEFREEFAHPYGPAKRGYLDDVIEPKDTRKRLIEDLDLLQRKREETPPKDHGNIPL is encoded by the coding sequence ATGAGTCAACAGGAAGAACCAGACGACGAAGAAACGACAGATCCGGTCGAAGAACTCCGCCAAAAGCGCGAGGAGGCACACCTGGGCGGTGGGGAGGCCCGCATCGAGTCCCAACACGAGAAAGGCAAGATGACCGCCCGCGAGCGGATCGACTTCCTCGTCGACGAGGGGACGTTCAACGAGGTCGACCCCTTCGTCGAACACCGCTCGACGAACTTCGGGATGGAGGGGAAACGCTACCCCGGCGACGCCGTCGTCACCGGTTACGGCGAGGTCGACGGCCGGAAGGTGTTCCTGTTCGCCCACGACTTCACCGTCCTCGGCGGATCTGTCGGCGAGGTGGTCGCCGACAAGATCTGTAAGGTGATGGACAAGGCCATCCAGAACGGCGTCCCGGTCATCGGGCTGAACGACTCCGGCGGCGCACGCATTCAAGAAGGGGTCGATTCGCTCGTGGGCTTCGCCAAGATCTTCGAGCGAAACACCAAGGCCAGTGGACTCATCCCCCAGATCTCGGCGATCATGGGCCCGTGTGCCGGCGGTGCGACCTACAGCCCCGCGCTGACCGACTTCACGTTCATGGTCCAGGACACCAGCCACATGTTCATCACCGGCCCGGACGTCATCGAGACCGTCACCGGCGAACAGGTCTCGAAGGAGGAACTCGGCGGGGCCAGTTCCCACTCGACGAAATCCGGCGTGGCCCACTTCTCGTACCCCTCCGAGGAGGAGGTCTTAGAGAACATCCGCCGACTGCTCTCCTATCTGCCACAGAACAACATGGAGGACCCACCCTCCGTCAAACCGTGGGACGAACCCGACCGCGAAGTGCCGGAGGTCACCGACATCGTCCCCTCCGCTCCCCGGAAGCCCTACGACATGACCCAGGTCGTCGGCACCATCGTCGACGAGGGCTCGTTCTTCGAGGTCCACGACAACTGGGCGCGCAACGTCATCACCGGCTTCTCCCGGATGGACGGCAAGGCTGTCGGCGTCGTGGCCAACCAGCCCCGGGTCAGCGCCGGTACGCTGGACATCGACGCGGCCGAGAAAGCCGCCCGGTTCGTCCGGTTCTGTGACTCGTTCAACATCCCGATCCTCACGTTCGTCGACGTGCCCGGGTTCATGCCCGGGACCGACCAGGAGCACAACGGGATCATCCGCCGGGGCGCGAAGCTCATCTACGCCTACGCCGAGGCGACGGTACCGCTGCTCTCCGTGGTCGTCCGGAAAGCCTACGGCGGGGCCTACATCGTCATGTCCTCGAAGTTCCTCGGCAGCGATGTCAACTACGCCTGGCCCGGATCGGAGATGGCAGTCCTCGGTCCCCGTGGCGCGGTCAACATCCTCTACCGGAGAGAGATCGCCAACGCCGACGACCCCGACGCCAAGCGCCAGGAACTGATGGACGAGTTCCGCGAGGAGTTCGCCCACCCCTACGGCCCGGCAAAGCGGGGCTACCTCGACGACGTGATCGAACCGAAAGACACCCGGAAACGACTCATCGAAGACCTTGATCTCCTCCAGCGCAAGCGCGAGGAGACCCCGCCGAAGGACCACGGGAACATCCCGCTGTAA
- a CDS encoding alpha-1 4-glucan-protein synthase: protein MDSDICVVIPTIRNPDCLRTYVQNARDHGFETDRLFFVLVTEEFCDTEEMEAMLDEEGVDGAVFDGPARDEWFADHGAAEYADLIPEASHAQTSFGLLYLWANEFEYGVFIDDDTAPHEDVDFFGTHMENLAFEGQIETVSSPERWVNVLYQNEDEHGLYPRGYPYAAMDETVETESTYVDDVVASQGLWTNVPDLDAVRILMDGDLQGQAQTRTEASDFGTDFVAAEGNYLTVCSMNLAFRREIVPAFYQLPMDDNEWDVGRFDDIWSGLFLKRACDVLGKQIYNGDPLCEHNKAPRSTFSDLTNEVHGLELNEHVWEIIDTVGDDADSYAEVFEAMGTAMATGDFSDWENGAFLNYCGEFMLDWLDCLDVVESADAGRVPAAADD from the coding sequence ATGGATTCGGACATCTGTGTCGTCATTCCGACGATACGAAACCCCGACTGTCTGCGCACCTACGTACAGAACGCTCGCGATCACGGGTTCGAGACCGACCGGCTCTTCTTCGTGCTCGTCACGGAGGAGTTCTGTGACACAGAGGAGATGGAGGCGATGCTCGACGAGGAAGGCGTCGACGGTGCCGTCTTCGACGGTCCCGCTCGCGACGAGTGGTTCGCGGACCACGGCGCCGCCGAGTACGCGGACCTGATCCCCGAGGCCAGTCACGCACAGACCTCCTTCGGACTGCTGTACCTCTGGGCCAACGAGTTCGAGTACGGCGTGTTCATCGACGACGACACGGCCCCACACGAGGACGTGGACTTCTTCGGCACGCACATGGAAAACCTCGCGTTCGAGGGCCAGATCGAGACGGTCAGTTCCCCGGAACGCTGGGTCAACGTCCTCTACCAGAACGAGGACGAACACGGCCTCTACCCGCGTGGCTACCCCTACGCGGCGATGGACGAGACCGTCGAGACCGAGTCTACCTACGTCGACGACGTGGTCGCCTCCCAGGGGTTGTGGACCAACGTTCCCGACCTCGACGCCGTCCGTATCCTGATGGACGGCGACCTCCAGGGCCAGGCCCAGACCCGGACCGAGGCGAGCGACTTCGGCACCGATTTCGTCGCCGCCGAGGGCAACTACCTCACCGTCTGCTCGATGAACCTGGCCTTCCGTCGGGAAATCGTCCCGGCGTTCTATCAACTGCCGATGGACGACAACGAGTGGGACGTGGGTCGGTTCGACGACATCTGGTCCGGACTGTTCCTCAAACGGGCCTGTGACGTGTTGGGCAAACAGATCTACAACGGCGATCCGCTCTGTGAACACAACAAGGCCCCGCGATCGACGTTCTCGGACCTGACGAACGAGGTCCACGGGCTGGAACTCAACGAGCACGTCTGGGAGATCATCGACACGGTTGGCGACGACGCCGATTCCTACGCCGAGGTGTTCGAAGCGATGGGCACCGCGATGGCCACCGGCGATTTCAGCGACTGGGAAAACGGTGCCTTCCTTAACTACTGCGGGGAGTTCATGCTCGACTGGCTGGACTGTCTCGACGTGGTCGAATCCGCGGACGCGGGCCGCGTCCCGGCCGCGGCCGACGACTAA
- a CDS encoding extracellular solute-binding protein — translation MTDTNDTSARTGSSRRRFLAIGGAATATALAGCSSLFGGDEAAGDGGSGSDGGSGGDGTTGQQGTNVEIPSLSAFRGSGTLVEGRPAPGGTSIQDLPDLSGSLNLYIGGGEGGIYFQFVEMLQEIYPDFEVFASSAASSSLAQTVVEEVNAGSPQADVFWSIDASSLGFVADNDAYEPFSDDVVEPVPSGFRGSDNAWVGVAGRARSIPYNTNELSESDVPNKVADFPDTDALRGTMGWAPTYGAFKSFVTAMRLLRGRDAARQWLVSMREAGTEQYPNEFVVSNQVADGALNAGFANHYYALRVQNQRPNAPIDLAFTEGDAGALVNVAGALQIQGTQKSDLVNTFVRHLLSAEAQEFFTTVSFAYPMISGVEPVGGLPTVDQLNPPDIDLSELSDLEPTLQLMREANVLG, via the coding sequence ATGACTGATACTAACGACACTTCCGCGCGTACCGGATCGTCGCGCCGCCGGTTCCTCGCAATCGGTGGGGCTGCGACCGCGACGGCGCTGGCTGGCTGTAGCTCGCTCTTCGGTGGCGACGAGGCCGCCGGCGACGGCGGCTCGGGCAGCGACGGCGGTTCCGGCGGCGACGGTACGACCGGCCAGCAGGGAACAAACGTCGAGATCCCGTCACTGTCGGCGTTCCGCGGTTCGGGGACACTCGTCGAGGGACGCCCCGCGCCGGGTGGCACCTCCATCCAGGACCTGCCGGACCTCTCGGGCTCGCTGAACCTCTATATCGGCGGCGGTGAAGGGGGCATCTACTTCCAGTTCGTGGAGATGCTCCAGGAGATCTACCCCGACTTCGAGGTGTTTGCCAGCAGCGCCGCCTCCTCCTCGCTGGCTCAGACCGTCGTCGAGGAGGTCAACGCCGGGTCACCGCAGGCCGACGTGTTCTGGTCGATCGACGCCAGTTCGCTCGGCTTCGTCGCCGACAACGACGCCTACGAACCGTTCTCGGACGACGTCGTCGAGCCAGTCCCCTCGGGCTTCCGGGGCTCGGACAACGCCTGGGTCGGCGTCGCCGGCCGCGCCCGCAGCATCCCCTACAACACGAACGAACTCAGCGAGAGCGACGTCCCGAACAAGGTCGCGGACTTCCCCGACACCGACGCGCTCCGCGGAACGATGGGTTGGGCGCCGACTTACGGGGCGTTCAAGTCCTTCGTGACGGCGATGCGCCTGCTCCGGGGCCGCGACGCCGCCAGGCAGTGGCTGGTCTCGATGCGGGAAGCCGGGACCGAGCAGTACCCCAACGAGTTCGTCGTCTCCAACCAGGTCGCCGACGGCGCGCTGAACGCCGGTTTCGCGAACCACTACTACGCGCTGCGGGTCCAGAACCAGCGGCCCAACGCCCCAATCGACCTCGCGTTCACCGAGGGCGACGCCGGGGCGCTGGTCAACGTCGCCGGCGCGCTCCAGATACAGGGGACCCAGAAGTCCGACCTCGTCAACACCTTCGTCCGACACCTGCTCTCGGCGGAGGCCCAGGAGTTCTTCACGACCGTCAGCTTCGCGTACCCGATGATCTCCGGCGTCGAACCGGTTGGCGGCCTTCCCACCGTCGATCAGCTGAACCCGCCGGACATCGACCTCTCTGAGCTGTCGGACCTCGAACCGACCCTCCAGCTGATGCGCGAGGCCAACGTCCTCGGATGA